Genomic window (Paenibacillus sp. 37):
GGCAGTTTGTGAGCGGCAAGACGCATTGCTTCGCGTGCAATTTCCTCCGGTACACCAGCAAGTTCAAACATGATCTTACCTGGTTTCACTACTGCAACCCATTTTTCTACGTTACCTTTACCGCTACCCATCCGAACCTCGAGAGGCTTTTGAGTGATTGGTTTGTCTGGGAAAATTTTGATCCAAACTTTACCACCACGTTTGATGTAACGAGTCATCGCAATACGAGCCGCTTCGATCTGACGGTTCGTAATCCAAGCCGGTTCCGTAGCTTGCAGACCGTATTCGCCAAAGTTCAGAGTCGTTCCGCCTTTAGCTTGGCCTTTCATATGTCCACGTTGTTGCTTACGGTGTTTTACGCGTTTTGGTACCAACATGATTAGTTGCCTCCTTCCTTAGCAGCTTGTTTCTTAGCCGTAGGAAGAACCTCTCCACGATAGATCCATACTTTTACGCCGATAAGTCCGTAAGTAGTATGAGCCTCTGCTGTACCATAGTCAATGTCAGCACGCAGTGTGTGCAGTGGAACAGTTCCTTCGCTGTAGCCTTCAGAACGTGCGATCTCAGCACCGCCAAGACGTCCGCCTACTTGAGTTTTGATACCTTTAGCACCGGAGCGCATAGTTCTTTGAATTGCTTGTTTCAGAGCACGACGGAAAGAAACACGACGTTCCAATTGTTGTGCAATGCTTTCAGCTACAAGAACAGCGTCCAAGTCTTGGTTCTTAATTTCAGAAATGTTGATGTGTACTTTTTTACCGCCAGCAATTTTCGTAATTTGGTTACGAAGATTTTCAACTTCCGAACCACCCTTACCAATAACCATACCTGGTTTAGCAGTGTGAATCGTTACGTTTACGCGGTTAGCCGCTCTCTCAATTTCTACACGAGATAAAGCGGAGTCTTTCAATTTATTTTTCAGGAATTCACGAATTCTCACGTCTTCCATCAAAAGATCACCGAAGTCTTTGCCTGCATACCACTTAGATTCCCAGTCACGGATAATTCCGACACGGAGTCCGACTGGATTTACCTTTTGGCCCACACATTTCCCCTCCTTCTACTTCTCAGATACCACCAAAGTAATGTGGCTAGTACGTTTGTTAATACGACTTGCACGTCCCATTGCACGAGGGCGGAAACGCTTCATTGTCGGTCCTTGGTTCACGTAAGCTTGCGAGATAACCAAGTTGTTAACATCCAAAGAATAGTTATGTTCCGCATTCGCAATAGCGGAGTTAAGCAACTTCTCAACGATTGGAGAAGCAGATTTCGGAGTGTGACGGAGAATGGCAACCGCCTCACCTACTTGCTTGCCGCGAATCAAGTCAACAACGAGTTGAGCTTTACGAGGAGCAATCCGGATAAACTTAGCATGTGCTTTTGCTTCCATTGTGTAACCTCCTTTCAAACATTAAAGATATTCATTTATCTTCTTGTTTTCTTATCATCAGCAGTATGGCCTTTGTACGTACGGGTTGGAGCGAACTCACCCAGTTTGTGTCCGACCATGTCCTCAGTTACATACACTGGCACGTGTTTACGACCATCGTAAACGCCAAATGTGTGTCCGATGAATTGCGGGAAAATTGTAGAACGACGGGACCAGGTTTTGATCACATTCTTCTTACCTGAAGCTTCCATCTCTTCTACCTTTTTAAGCATGTAGCCATCAATGAATGGCCCTTTTTTCAAACTGCGACCCATGTGGAGATCCTCCCTTCAAACATAGCTATTATGCATCCGCAGATGCCTCACGAAGTTATGCACAGTGTGTATTACTTCGTGCGGCGGCGAATGATGTATTTATCAGAAGCTTTATTTTTCTTACGCGTTTTGTAACCAAGTGTAGGTTTACCCCATGGTGACATTGGCGATTTACGTCCGATTGGAGCACGACCTTCACCACCACCGTGTGGGTGATCGTTAGGGTTCATTACTACACCACGAACCTCAGGACGTTTACCCAACCAACGGCTACGACCGGCTTTACCGATTTTGATGAGCTCGTGGTCTTGGTTACCTACAGATCCGATTGTCGCGCGGCAAACTTTCAAAATACGACGAACTTCTCCGGAAGAGAGACGAACGGAAACGTATTTTTCTTCTTTACCAAGCAATTGAGCTTCTGTACCAGCAGCACGAACCAATTGTCCGCCTTTACCTGGTTTCAACTCAATGTTGTGGATAACGGTACCTACTGGAATGTTTTCGAGTGGCAGTGCGTTACCGATTTTGATGTCTGATTCAGGTCCGGAGAATACTTGATCTCCAACTTTCAAACCTTTAGGAGCGATGATATAACGCTTTTCACCATCAGCATAGTGAATCAGAGCGATGTTGGATGTACGGTTCGGGTCATACTCAATCGTAGCAACGCGGCCCGGTATTCCATCTTTAGTACGTTTGAAGTCAATGATACGGTATTTACGTTTGTGTCCACCACCATGGTGACGAACTGTAATTTTACCTTGGTTGTTGCGGCCTGCTTGTTTGCTCAACGGGGCCAACAACGATTTCTCCGGCTGATTTGTGGTGATTTCCTCAAATGTAGAAACGGACATGTTCCGTCTTGCCGGGGATGTTGGTTTATACTTTTTGATTGGCACTGGGTTTCCCTCCTTACTTCAAAAATTCAATTATACAGTTTCAAAGAACTCAAGCGTTTTGCTGTCTTTTGTCAACGTTACAAACGCTTTTTTCCATTCGCTAGTATATCCGGAATAACGTCCGTACCGTTTCGGCTTAGCTGGAACACGAAGCGTGTTCACGTTTTTCACTTTTACATTGAAAATAGCTTCTACTGCCTTTTTGATCTCGGTTTTGTTTGCACGGATATCGACTTCAAATACATATTTCAAGTCGTTCATCATGTCAGCAGTACGTTCCGTAATAATCGGACGTTTTACAATATCACGAGGATCCTTCATTACGCGAGCACCTCCTCTACCTTCTGAACTGCTTCTTTCGTAATGATCAATTTGTCGTGCGAGAGCACGTCAAGAACATTAATACCGTCAGCAGCTACGAATTTCACGCCTGGAATATTCCGTGCGGAAAGAGCTACATTATCATCATAGCTAGGAGCTACGACCAAAGCTTTACGTCCCACTTTGAGGTTACTCAAGATGGCTGCAAACTCTTTAGTTTTAGGCGTACTCAACGTGAGAGCGTCCAAAACGATAATGTCATTGTCAAGCACTTTGGATGAAAGGGCTGATTTGATCGCCAAGCGGCGAACTTTCTTAGGCAGTTTATACGCATAGCTCCGTGGTGTTGGACCAAATACGATACCGCCGCCTTTCCATTGTGGTGAACGAATTGAACCTTGACGAGCGCGACCTGTACCTTTTTGTTTCCAAGGCTTACGTCCACCGCCACGAACTTCAGAACGTCCTTTTACTTTGTGGGTACCTTGTCGAAGGGAAGCGCGTTGCATAAGAACTGCATCGTACAGAACGTGTTGGTTCGGCTCAATTCCGAAAACCGCATCGTTCAATTCAACTTCGCCTACTTGGCTACCATCTACATTGTAAACTGATACTTTTGGCATTTTGTGTTCCTCCTTTCTTCAGTGGTTATTTTTTCACCGTTTCTTTAACTCTAATGAGACTGTTTTTCGGTCCAGGAATGGAACCTTTCACGAGCAATACGTTCCGCTCAGCGTCTACTTTAACTACTTCAAGACGTTGGATTGTAATAGTATCATGTCCCATGTGTCCTGGCAGGCGTTTGCCTTTAGGAACGCGGTTAGCTTGGATCGAACCCATTGAACCAGGGCCACGGTGGTAACGCGAACCGTGTGACATAGGTCCAGTGCTTTGTCCCCAACGTTTGATAACGCCGGCAAAACCTTTACCTTTAGAAATACCCGTTACGTCAACGAATTCGCCTTCAGCGAAAATGTCAGCTTTCAGTTCTTGGCCAACTTCATATTCTGCGATGTTGATACCGCGAACTTCACGAACGTAGCGCTTAGGGGCAGTGTTCGCTTTTTTAGCGTGACCTGCTTCTGGCTTGTTAGCATTTTTCTCTTTCTTATCGGAGTAACCGATTTGAATTGCTTCGTAGCCATCGTTCTCAATGTCTTTCTTTTGCAAAACAACACAAGGGCCTGCTTCGATAACCGTTACTGGAACGACGTTACCTTCAGGAGTAAATACTTGAGTCATTCCGAGTTTTTTTCCTAAGATTGCTTTCATGTTGACACCTCTTTTCCTTTATACATGGTCTTTGTTGTAGCTTGTATTACAATTTAATTTCGATATCTACACCGGACGGCAGATCCAAGCGCATCAAGGCATCCACAGTTTGTGGAGTCGGGTTAACGATGTCGATCAAACGTTTATGTGTACGTTGTTCGAATTGTTCCCGAGAATCCTTGTACTTGTGCACCGCACGAAGAATAGTAATGATTTGTTTTTCAGTAGGAAGCGGAATCGGACCGGATACACCAGCACCCGAACGTTTTGCTGTTTCAACAATTTTCTCCGCGGATTGATCAAGAATTCTGTGGTCGTAAGCTTTCAAACGAATACGAATTTTTTGCTTTGCCATTTTAGTCCCTCCTTCTATCGCCCAATTTTTTATCGGACATACTCCGTGAAAATTTTCTAGCCACTCTCCCATGGCAAAGGGGCCGGGTGTGCCAGTAACCTCTCACATCATCGCAACGTCACAGAACAACATTCATTATTATATAGAAAAGATAGGCGTATTGCAAGCATATTTAAGAAAAACATTTAAACTTATCTTTTCTGATGAAATGACTTCGTTTATTGCAGTGTTAATCTTCAATATCCAGGCTGCCTTGCCAATCCTTCTAAACTCGTAAATGATGTTCATTTCGTATGACGCAGGTTCCGAACTTTAAACATAATAAAAGAGTTCTCTATCCGATGTCGGATAAAGAACTCTTCCGAAGCTTCGTTACAATACAATGTTACTCGTTCCAGTACACTGTTACATATGCTTTATTCAGCGTTAAGCCGAATTATTTTTGGATAGATGCTACGGAACCGGCACCTACTGTACGTCCGCCTTCACGAATGGAGAATTTAGTTCCTTCTTCAATCGCGATTGGGGAGATCAGGGAAACAGTAACAGTGATGTTATCACCAGGCATTACCATTTCAGTACCTTCAGGCAAGTTGATGATGCCTGTTACGTCAGTTGTACGGAAGTAGAACTGTGGACGGTAACCAGTGAAGAATGGTTTGTGACGTCCGCCCTCTTCTTTAGTCAGAACGTAGATTTGAGCTGTGAATTCTGTGTGTGGCTTAACAGAACCTGGTTTTGCAAGTACTTGACCACGCTCGATTTGAGTACGGTCAACACCACGCAACAATGCACCAATGTTGTCACCCGCTTGAGCGGAATCCAACAATTTACGGAACATCTCAACGCCTGTTACAACGGATTTTTTAGTTTCTTCAGTGATACCAACGATTTCGATCTCTTCGCCGACTTTAACCGTACCACGCTCTACACGGCCAGTAGCAACAGTACCACGACCAGTGATGGAGAATACGTCCTCGACAGGCATCAAGAAAGGCTTGTCAGTTTGACGCTCAGGCAGTGGGATGTAAGTGTCGATCTCTTTGAACATCTCAACGATTTTTTGAGCCCATTCGCCATCTGGGTTTGCCAGAGCTTCACGAGCGGATCCACGAGTGATTGGAGTATCGTCACCTGGGAACTCATATTCGTTAAGAAGGTCGCGAACTTCCATCTCAACCAATTCCAACAACTCTTCGTCTTCAACCATGTCACATTTGTTCAAGAATACAACAATGTAAGGTACGCCTACTTGACGAGAGAGCAAGATGTGCTCACGAGTTTGTGGCATTGGGCCGTCTGCTGCGGATACTACCAAGATAGCTCCATCCATTTGAGCCGCGCCAGTGATCATGTTTTTAACATAGTCGGCGTGACCTGGGCAGTCAACGTGAGCGTAGTGACGAGTGTCAGTTTCGTACTCAACGTGTGATGTAGAGATTGTGATACCGCGTTCGCGCTCTTCTGGAGCTTTGTCGATTTGATCGAATGCAATTGCAGCACCACCGTAAGTTTTGGACAATACAGTTGTGATTGCAGCAGTCAGAGTTGTTTTACCGTGATCGACGTGACCAATAGTACCGATGTTAACGTGGGGTTTATTACGTTCGTATTTAGCCTTTGCCATTTGAACGTGGCCTCCTTAAAATTATAATTTTATGTTTTCACTGAATGAAGTGCTCCGAATTGAATTCTTATGCACTTGCATCCAGTGTGAGAAAACTACTCGGTGCCTTTTGTTTTGGCAACGATTTCTTCAGCGATGCTCTTAGGAACTTCTTCATAGTGAGAGAGTTCCATGGAGAATACGCCGCGTCCTTGAGTACCGGAACGAAGAGTTGTAGAGTAACCAAACATTTCAGACAGAGGTACCTTAGCACGGATGATTTGAGCTCCACTACGGGAATCCATACCTTCGATGCGGCCACGACGGGAGTTCAACATACCCATTACGTCACCCATGTACTCTTCTGGAACAGTTACTTCTACTTTCATGATAGGCTCAAGCAGAACTGGTTTACACTTGTCTTTAGCCGCTTTAAGCGCCATAGATCCGGCAATTTTAAATGCCATCTCATTGGAATCGACATCATGGTAAGATCCGTCTACGATTGTAGCCTTAACGTCAACAAGCGGGAAGCCTGCAATAACGCCGTTTTTCATTTGCTCTTCAATCCCTGACAGTGCAGGTTGAATGTATTCTCTTGGTACGGAACCACCGACAACCTTACTTTCGAACTGGCTGCCTGTACCCGGCTCGAGAGGTTCGAATTCAACCCATACGTGACCGTATTGACCACGACCACCGGATTGACGTACGAATTTACCTTCAACGCGCGCTGGAGCACGGAATGTTTCACGGTAAGCTACTTGTGGTTTACCCACAGTAGTTTCAACCTTGAACTCACGACGCATACGGTCGATGATGATATCAAGGTGAAGCTCACCCATACCTGCCAAGATCGTTTGGCCTGTTTCTTCGTCAGTATGAGCACGAAGAGTTGGATCCTCTTCAGTCAACTTACCGAGAGCAACACCCAGTTTATCCTGGTCAGCTTTGGTTTTAGGTTCAACAGCGATTTCGATAACCGGATCAGGGAAGTTCATTGACTCCAGGATAACCGGATTTTTCTCATCACATAGTGTATCACCTGTACCTGTATCTTTCAAACCTACGGCAGCTGCAATATCACCGGAGTATACTACAGTGATTTCTTGACGGCTGTTCGCATGCATTTGAAGGATACGACCGATACGCTCACGTTTGTTTTTAGTGGCATTCAATACATATGATCCGGATTGAAGAACACCAGAGTATACGCGGAAGAATGTCAATTTACCAACGTAAGGGTCAGTCATAATTTTGAATGCCAATGCGGAGAATGGCTCTTCATCGGATGACTTACGAATTGCTTCAGTTCCATCTTCAAGATGTCCCGTGATCGATGCAACATCTGTTGGAGCTGGCAAGTAGTCGACAACAGCATCCAACATCAGTTGAACACCTTTGTTACGATATGAGGATCCACAGATAACTGGGAATATCTTAACATCCACAACACCTTTACGGAGTACGGTTTTGATCTCATCAATTGTGATCTCTTCGCCTTCCAGGTATTTCATTGTCAATTCTTCATCCAGTTCAGCAACGCGCTCAATCAACTCGTTGCGAAGTTCTTCAACTTGATCTGCAAATTCTGCAGGAATATCGGTTTCTTCGATATCTTGCCCGAGGTCATCTTTGTACATATGAGCTCTTTGTGCAACGATATCAATGATACCTTTGAAATCATTTTCAGCGCCGATTGGAAGTTGAATCGCAACAGCGTTCGCTTGAAGGCGATCACGCATGTCAGATACAACGTTCAGGAAGTCAGCACCGATGATATCCATTTTGTTTACATATGCGATACGAGGTACGCCGTACTTGTCAGCCTGTCTCCATACGGTTTCGGACTGAGGCTCAACGCCTTCTTTCGCACTGAATACACCAACTGCTCCGTCCAATACACGAAGGGAACGTTCAACTTCAACAGTGAAGTCAACGTGTCCCGGGGTATCAATAATATTAACGCGGTGGCCTTTCCAAGCAGCGGTAGTTGCAGCGGAAGTAATCGTAATTCCGCGCTCCTGTTCCTGTTCCATCCAGTCCATTGTCGCAGCGCCTTCGTGTACTTCACCGATTTTGTGCGTACGTCCTGTGTAAAACAGGATCCGCTCAGTTGTCGTGGTTTTACCCGCATCAATATGAGCCATGATCCCGATATTACGTGTATTTTTCAAGGAGAACTCTCTAGCCATGTAATGGGTCTCCCTTCAAAATTGAAGTTTTTTTTATTGTGAACTGAATCCTACCAACGGTAGTGAGCAAACGCTTTGTTCGCTTCAGCCATTTTGTGCGTATCTTCACGTTTTTTAACGGAAGCGCCTGTGTTGTTGGAAGCGTCGATGATCTCAGCCGCCAAACGCTCTTCCATTGTTTTCTCACCGCGGTTGCGGGAGTAGTTCACGAGCCAACGTAATCCCAGAGCAGTACGTCTCTCTGGTTTCACCTCGATTGGTACTTGGTAGTTGGCACCGCCGACACGGCGAGCTTTAACTTCCAGGACTGGCATGATGTTCTTGATTGCTGCTTCAAATACTTCCATAGGGTCATTACCCGTACGTTCTTGAATCAACTTGAACGCATTATACAGAATGCTTTGAGCAACACCGCGTTTTCCGCCGATCATAATGCGGTTGATTAAACGAGTAACCAACTTGCTGTTATATAACGGATCAGGCAGAACGTCTCTTTTCGTAACTGGACCTTTGCGTGGCATGGATATCCCCCTTTCTTTCTTGTTCAGCAGATCCTGTACCTTCCAGACTTAGACCAGAAGGCTTTCAGGCTATCTGCCTATAATAGTTTAGGCTTTTTTAGCTTTTGGACGTTTAGCGCCGTATTTCGAACGAGCTTGCATACGGTTGTTTACACCAGCAGTATCGAGAGCTCCACGAACGATGTGATAACGAACTCCTGCAAGGTCTTTAACTTTACCTCCGCGGATCAATACCACACTGTGCTCTTGAAGGTTATGTCCGATTCCCGGGATATAAGCAGTAACCTCGAGACGGTTCGTCAAACGAACACGGGCATACTTACGAAGTGCAGAGTTTGGTTTACGTGGAGTCATTGTACCTACACGAGTGCAGACACCACGTTTTTGTGGGGCACTGATGTTAGTAGATTCACGTTTCAAAGCGTTGAATCCTTTTTGCAAAGCTGGAGATTTTGACTTCTCAACTTTTGCTTGACGTCCTTTACGAACCAGTTGGTTAATAGTTGGCATGTGATTGCCACCCCCTTCCTCAAATATTCATGTTTCTTTATAAACCTCTTTGCACTAAGCCCACAGACCCAGGCGGTTCATAAAAAGACAAATGAAAAGTTTTTGCCTTGGAGAATCCTTAAAAGTTCTCGGACAAAAACGTTCCTTACCCTATGATTTTACGACAGCAGCCATAGCTGCTCCTACTCCAATCCCGCAAGCCTTGCCGAGATTTTTCATTGTATCCACTTTCGTGCATTTCACATTGTGTTGTTCACACAAAGCAATGATTTTGGAAGTAAGCTGCGGATCACTATCTTCTGCGACATAGACTTCAGAAGCCATACCTGTCTGCACCATCCGCATGGTCTGTTTGGTACCTATTTTGACATGAGCATCTTGCAAGGCTTTTTCATTAGACATTGTGTATTCCTCCGAATAGAACCATGTACAATCAGCTGCCCACGCACCTTTGATATATTAGCATCTAGCGCAAGCATTGTCAATGCTAATCCTAAAACATTTTTTAAAAGTTTACGTACATCAGGATTCGTCCGCCTGTATTATACAAACGTCCGTCTCCTGACGCACAAAACTTTCACTCTCCTCTAATAAGGAGAAATATATTTAATCAACCGAAACTGGCTCAAGTTCTTCTACTGAAGATTGGCCATCTTCTGGCTCAGCAAATTTGATGCTGCGGTAACGGTGCATACCTGTACCTGCAGGAATCAATTTACCGATAATTACATTTTCCTTCAGACCGAGCAACTGATCGACTTTACCTTTGATTGCTGCATCTGTCAATACACGTGTAGTTTCTTGGAACGAAGCCGCTGAGAGGAAGGAGTCTGTTTCCAGGGATGCTTTCGTAATACCGAGCAGGATTGGTTTAGCAACCGCCGGCTCTTTATCACTAAGAATCGCAATTTTGTTAGCTCTTTCGTACTCATGCATATCCACGAATGATCCTGGCAACAGCGTTGTATCTCCTGCATCTACGATACGGATTTTACGCAGCATTTGACGGATCATAACTTCAACGTGCTTATCGTTAATTTCTACGCCTTGGTTACGATATACGCGTTGTACTTCCTGCAGAATGTAGTTCTGTACACCACGTATGCCTTTAATCCGTAACATCTCTTTTGGATCAATGGAACCGTCTGTCAACTCGTCACCCGCTTCAACTTCCATGCCTTCGCTTACGCGTACACGGGAACCGTAGGTAACGGAGTAAACTTTGGATTCCGCCTCACCTTGAATTTCGATTTCACGACGATCTTTCGCTTCGCGAATCTCTTTAACTACACCATCAATCTCACTGATCGTTGCTTGACCCTTAGGATTACGAGCTTCAAACAACTCCTGGATACGCGGCAAACCTTGCGTAATATCGTCTCCGGCTACACCACCGGTATGGAACGTACGCATTGTAAGCTGTGTTCCTGGCTCACCAATGGACTGTGCTGCGATAATACCAACTGCTTCACCAATCTCCACGTGTTTACCAGTCGCGAGGTTGCGACCATAACACTTCTTGCAGACACCATGACTTGCACGGCAGCTGAGGACGGAGCGGATTTGCAATTTAGTAATACCTGCTTTGATAATCGCTTCTGCTTTATCGGAGTCAATCAATTCATTGCGACCTACAATGATTTCTTTCGTTTCCGGATGACGAAGAGTCTCGAAGCAGTATCTGCCTTCAATACGGTCGTAGAGGTCTTCGATAACCTCTTTACCATCCTGGATACGACTTACCGTAAAGCCTTTATCTGTACCACAATCATCATCACGCACGATTACGTCTTGGGCTACGTCTACGAGACGACGAGTCAGGTAACCTGAATCGGCTGTACGCAGGGCTGTATCCGCCAAACCTTTACGCGCTCCGTGAGTGGAGATAAAGTACTCGAGTACTGTCAGACCTTCACGGAAGTTAGATTTAATTGGGAGTTCGATAATTCGACCGGATGGGTTGGCCATCAGACCACGCATACCGCCCAATTGGGTGATTTGCGATTTGTTACCCCGTGCTTTGGAGTCTACCATCATCATGATCGAGTTGTAACGATCCATGGACTTCATCAGAATCTCAGTGATGTCATCTTTGGATTTTGACCAGATATCAATGATACGGTCATAGCGCTCTTCATTCGTAATCAGACCACGACGGTACTGATTCGTAACGATTTGTGCTTTTTCCTCAGATTGTCTAAGAATTTCAAACTTCTCAGGCGGAACGATAACATCAGATACCGCAACCGTAATACCGGCACGTGTAGAGTATGTGAAACCAAGTTGTTTGATTTTATCCAAAATAACGGCTGTTTCCGTTGTGTGATAAATTTCAAAACAACGTGCGATGATGGAGCCGAGGTATTCTTTACCGACACCGCCAGCCAGAGGAGCATTCATAATAGCTTCTCTGAGATCAGCACCTTTTTCATATACAAATGAGTGATCTGCAGTACCTTGGTAAAGGTTAGCACGAGTCGCATCATTGATATACGGGAAGCTTGCCGGGAAAATTTCATTGAAGATAATTTTACCGATAGTTGTCAGCAACATTCCTTCTTGCTGCTCTTCCGTGAAGCTTGTTTTACCAAGCGCCTTAACCGGAATAGCTACACGAGCATGCAGACCAGCAGTACCACGTTGGTATGCCGATACAGCTTCGTTAACTGTACGCAAGATCATACCTGTGCCCTTTTCTTCCTTGTTGTCCATAGTGAGGTAGTAAGAACCAAGCACCATATCCTGGGAAGGAGTAACAACCGGTTTACCGTCTTTCGGGTTCAAAATGTTACCCGATGCAAGCATCAGGATACGTGCTTCCGCTTGAGCTTCAGCGGACAACGGAACGTGCACGGCCATTTGGTCACCGTCAAAGTCGGCATTGTATGCCGTACATACGAGCGGGTGAAGACGAATTGCTTTACCTTCAACGAGAATCGGTTCAAATGCTTGAATACCGAGTCTGTGAAGCGTAGGGGCACGGTTCAACAGAACCGGATGCTCCTTGATTACTTCTTCAAGAACATCCCATACTTCAGGACTTACACGCTCAACTTTACGTTTTGCGCTCTTGATGTTGTGGGCAAGCCCTT
Coding sequences:
- a CDS encoding ribosomal L7Ae/L30e/S12e/Gadd45 family protein translates to MSNEKALQDAHVKIGTKQTMRMVQTGMASEVYVAEDSDPQLTSKIIALCEQHNVKCTKVDTMKNLGKACGIGVGAAMAAVVKS
- the rpoC gene encoding DNA-directed RNA polymerase subunit beta', yielding MLDVNNFEYMKIGLASPEKIRSWSRGEVKKPETINYRTLKPEKEGLFCEKIFGPTKDWECHCGKYKRVRYKGVVCDRCGVEVTRAKVRRERMGHIELAAPVSHIWYFKGIPSRMGLALDMSPRSLEEIIYFASYVVTDPGETPLEKKQLLSEKEYRSYREKYGYGFHAGMGAEAVKKLLQDLDIDKELEFLKEELRTAQGQRRNRAIKRLEVIEAFRNSGNKPEWMIMDVLPVIPPELRPMVQLDGGRFATSDLNDLYRRVINRNNRLKRLLDLGAPDIIVQNEKRMLQEAVDALIDNGRRGRPVTGPGNRPLKSLSHMLKGKQGRFRQNLLGKRVDYSGRSVIVVGPYLKMYQCGLPKDMALELFKPFVMKELVNKGLAHNIKSAKRKVERVSPEVWDVLEEVIKEHPVLLNRAPTLHRLGIQAFEPILVEGKAIRLHPLVCTAYNADFDGDQMAVHVPLSAEAQAEARILMLASGNILNPKDGKPVVTPSQDMVLGSYYLTMDNKEEKGTGMILRTVNEAVSAYQRGTAGLHARVAIPVKALGKTSFTEEQQEGMLLTTIGKIIFNEIFPASFPYINDATRANLYQGTADHSFVYEKGADLREAIMNAPLAGGVGKEYLGSIIARCFEIYHTTETAVILDKIKQLGFTYSTRAGITVAVSDVIVPPEKFEILRQSEEKAQIVTNQYRRGLITNEERYDRIIDIWSKSKDDITEILMKSMDRYNSIMMMVDSKARGNKSQITQLGGMRGLMANPSGRIIELPIKSNFREGLTVLEYFISTHGARKGLADTALRTADSGYLTRRLVDVAQDVIVRDDDCGTDKGFTVSRIQDGKEVIEDLYDRIEGRYCFETLRHPETKEIIVGRNELIDSDKAEAIIKAGITKLQIRSVLSCRASHGVCKKCYGRNLATGKHVEIGEAVGIIAAQSIGEPGTQLTMRTFHTGGVAGDDITQGLPRIQELFEARNPKGQATISEIDGVVKEIREAKDRREIEIQGEAESKVYSVTYGSRVRVSEGMEVEAGDELTDGSIDPKEMLRIKGIRGVQNYILQEVQRVYRNQGVEINDKHVEVMIRQMLRKIRIVDAGDTTLLPGSFVDMHEYERANKIAILSDKEPAVAKPILLGITKASLETDSFLSAASFQETTRVLTDAAIKGKVDQLLGLKENVIIGKLIPAGTGMHRYRSIKFAEPEDGQSSVEELEPVSVD